ACTCTGGCCAGCCAATCCACCTGATTTCTCATGGCCTCCTCGTTACTGGTATTGCTTTTATCTGCCTCCAGAGAGCGCAAACGTTCCCGCATTTCCCACATTAATTGTTGACGACGCTGTTCATCAATGGGCGATTGACCGTTCGGCTCCGGCGTGCGGGCGAAAGAATTGTTTAATTGTTCCTGCGCCTGTTGCGATGCACTAAGAGGCGAATTTCGCAATTCATCTGGAGTTAGATTATCTCGGTAGGGATCGAAGTAAGGCTGGAGCTGCTGGTTATTAGTCTCCCTAGGCCGATTATTATTCTCTGACAGGGTGGGAACAGAAGGAGGACTAGGTAAACTGGGGGTAGAAGTGGGAAAATTGCGAGGAATCGGTAATCTACCCGGAGAGGGAATAGATGCCACGGGAGGAGAATAGATATTGACGGAGGGTAAAGAGGAGAGGGGAGGTAAAGGAGGTAAAGAAGGTAAGGGAGGAAGGGAAGAAACCGAGGGTAAAGGAGGTAAGGTGCTGTTATGGATGCCGTCCATGGGGGGGAGAGGAGGCAAAGAGGAAGAAGACGAATTGGGGTTAGGCAGTGCGGGTAAGCTGGACAGGGAGGGGTCGAGATTGGGAAGACGTGACTGCTCTAGAGGGTTCAATTCAATCAGATTGACGTTGCGTAATTCCTTTTTTGGCTCCTGCGCTGGATTATTGAGGAAATTAGGTAAGATAATCGCTAAAATTAGGGCATGAATACCAAGAGAAGCGGCGAACGAGAGATTATTAGAGTTAATTAGTTTATTTTCTTCGGTTTCTAGACCAAAATAGGAGGATGTCATAATCTAGTTAATTGAGCAGAGCCTTGAGGGGAAAAGTTAACTCTATTCTAATCGTCAAGGCGATTTTTTTTTCTTGAGGGCGGGGAATTAATTGGTGTCAGTCCCCATCCCCTATTCCCTTCTCCCTTCTCCCTTCTTCCCACACCCTGTCCCCGCAAAAAACTTTTTCAGCCAACCCTACTTATACTGCGAGCGAGCCACAGCTTTTAATTTGGGATATAATTCCGAAGGGTCTAACAAAGGGATAAACTCATCGATTACCGGTTTAAAATTAGCCTGGAAATTCTCCCTAGTTCCATGACCGTTAGGCGATGTAGGCAATGATTCTAATTCAGGGAATTTGGGCGTTTCCGTGGTCAACTGTGAGAATAATTCCTCCACATTACTCATACCTTTGCGAGGATCATCAAAAAGAGAAGTTTCTGAGTTGAGTAAAGAATCTTTAATCATGGTCACTGTGCCATTATTATCGGTTTTTACCGCTTGTGGCTCTGGACAAGGCCGCTCAAGGGTACGAGAAGGTATCTTGATCTGTTCCCGTTTAGGGATAACTGCCGTTTTTTTGCCATTTAACTGCGAATCTGGCAAGTTTTTACAAACCAAGCGCTCGAATTCCCCCGTAAAATGAAAGGTAGGATGGCCGCGACGGTGCCAAATTTTGAGGATTTCCTCCACCGAAATGACTTTGTAACGTCCCTGATAGAGTGCCTCTAAAATCGCCATGCGAATCCAATTTAGTGAATAGATGGGCAACCAGCGCTCGATTAATTCTTGCGCTTTATAACCTCTCATTTCAAATCGATATTGGTTGAGTATAGTCGCTATCTGCATCAGGTTGATCTCTGGGTTAATCTCTGCCATAGAATTTACAAAGATAGTGAGCGCAATCGTTATGGCTACTAGGCACTCTATATATTAAGATTCTATTCAGGTTTTTCCTAGTGGTTTTTACCTATTCTCCCCACACTTACCCATTCGGCGCATCTCCACTCAAGGTCAGTTGACTCCCTAGGATCGGGTTCGCTTTTGGCGGCAATTTATCCCCTGCTAACTCCTGTACGGTTTAACGGGACTCCTCTGGCGACCTTAAGATAGTTTTTGTTTTTTCCCTGATTAGGCGATCGAGTTTATACCTCTTTAGTACCACAACTTGAGGAATTTGTCAAGAAAAAGGCAAAATTTCATCGATAAACCCAAGGGAGATAGAACTATAGCACTCCCCTGACAGCCTACCCGATCGAGGTTTTCTGAGTCTCCAGAAATTTTTTGTTAAAATTTGCAACATAACTTAACAATATGTTATAGTTCTTAACATAAGCATACAAAAGGAGCCTCCCCATGACTGCCCGCGGCTACACCACCGAAGAACAAGGAAGACTGAATAATTTTGCTGTCGAACCGAAAATGTACGTTGATAGTTCTAGCAGTCTCGGTTTTACCAAAAAAGCTGAAAAATTGAATGGCAGACTAGCTATGATTGGCTTTGTCTCTCTTTTAGCCATTGAATTGTTAACCGGTAAAGGAATTATTGCTTGGATTACCAGTCTCTAAGAATCGACAATCCCGTCGCGCTGTTCGGGGAGTTCAGTCCCCGTCCAGACGGGATGATTCAGATAGCATAAATGCCCTCAAAAACAGCTTTAGCAGGACCTGTCATGTAAACCCGGTTATCGGTTTGGGACCAGTGAATCTGAAGACAACCACCGGGGAGTTCCACGGTACAACGGCGATCGCATTTGCCCGTCAACACGGCCGCCACCACCACAGCACAAGCACCGGTACCACAAGCGAGGGTAATTCCCGCTCCTCTTTCCCAGACAAGCATCTTCATATAATCCGGCGCGACTACTTCCACAAACTCCACATTAGTCCGTTGGGGAAAAACCCGATGATGTTCAAATTTTGGCCCGATAGTTTCCAGGGGAATAGAGGCCAGATCATCCACAAAAGTGACACAGTGGGGATTACCCATACTAACGCAAGTAACTAACCAATCTTTGCCCTCCACCTCCAGGGGAACAGCGAGGACTTTTTCTGACCCCTTGACCAAAGTGGTGGGGATTTCACCGCCTAGGAGTTGCGGTGGTCCCATATCGACCGTTACCTGTTCATTGGCTTCTAAACGGGGAATAATCGTTCCTGCTAGAGTATGAATGCGATAGGTGCGGCCAATGGTGTTGTTAGCCTCTAAACGGGCAATAAATTGGGCTAGACAGCGAATACCGTTACCACACATTTCCGGTTCCGAACCATCGGAGTTGAAAATTCTCATGGTGTAGTCGGTTGCTGCTTGGCCGGGAAGCGCAAAAATCACGCCATCGGCGCCGATGCCAAAATGTCGATCGCACATAGCCACGGCCATTTCCGCTGTGATCAGGGGTTCGGGACTGTGACGGTTATCTATCAAAATAAAATCATTGCCCAGGCCTTGATATTTGGTGAAGGGGATTTTCATGGTCAATAAAAGCTGCTCAACAGGAATAATAGAGGATGAACACCTCATCGATAAACTCATTATGTCTCAATTCGATCCTGGTCTGCCGAGTATTAAACAAGTACAGAGCTATATTCAAGAGAAACGGGAAGTAGAAATTAAGTTAAGCACCGATGATCTCCTCGTTGGTCGCATCCTTTGGCAAGATGCTAACTGTCTATACCTAGTCGATCACTACGATAAACCCACTTTAATTTGGCAACAGTCTCTAGTTTATTTAAAACCTAAAGCCTAGGAGGAAATCAGACCCATCAAAAATTCATTATCTACATCTAGACTTTTATCCCAATATTTTTGTATTAGTTTTTGCACTCTTTCTGTTGCTTTTGCGGTAAATATTCAGGTCTAGGGGTTGACAAAGAGAGAAAAATCAGCAGTGGGGACAAGAGAGACAACCGTATGCAAGGGGTGATGGACAGAGGCCAAGGCCTGACGGAAGAAAGTTAAAACCGAACGGCCTTGGGCGCGACAAGACTGAATCACGGTCAACAAACGAGCAGTATCGACAAAGCCACTGAAGGAGCGAGAATCACCAGCTATCTTGCGCTTAGTTACTCCCAGACGCAGAGAACGCTCGGCTCGGTTATTATCGGGAGAGACTTCAGGATGCTCTAGGAAATACCACCACTGATGGGACTTGTCCAGCAAGGATTTCAGCAATAAACCCGCAGCATAACCCGCCTGGGGTCGCCACACAGCTAAAGCTTGCTCTAACCGCAGTCGAAAATCTATGACCCAATGGTTATAGATAGACCGAGCGCCGGTTTCTCGATATTGCCTATGTTGCCTAAAGGCTTCCGTGATTAAATCCCAAAAGACTTGGGCTAACTCCGTTTGATGAGGAGTTTTCAGTTTTTCTACTTGCTTAAAATGCCGCAGTAAATGGGCTAGACATTTCTGCTGGGCGGCCGCTCCATAGCCATTGTAAGTGCTGAAATCATCGGAGATTAACACCCCAGCGAAACTTTTCCCCAGCAGATGCTCTAATTCTTGTCGCGAGCGGGTGTCCCCCGCATGGAAGAGAGAAAAGCCTTGTCCACTAATATTCCACAACCATTCTTTGATTCTACTATTTCTATTGGCCTTTCTACTAGCTGGGCTACTATGAAAGTGCTTTGTCGGCGTTCACCCGGGGCGAGATGGATAGTGCCACGATGGAGGCAATTTTCGGCTTTGACGCTCTCAGTGCGGTCTATTCGTCCAAATCCTTTGCGGGTTTTTCCCTCATGCCCTTTTTGCCCTCCTGGGCTGCGTCCCTCTTTCTTTTCGCCTTCTTTGGCTTTTTCTGGCTTTCTTAGCAAGTCTGTGGAGGGGGGTTTCGATGACGTTTTGCTATCCTTATCTAGATTACCCTTCAGCTTCTCGATGGTTTCGCCTTGTTTGACTACTAACTCCTGTAATTTCAGCACCATCTCCACCAGTTGTTCTGGGGTCAGGTTTTTCAGGCTTTCCCTGTCTAGTAGCTGCTGCGGTTCTTTTTGCTTCATCGGAAATTTTGGGTCTGAAACCCCGCCGTTCTAGGTTGGCTTTACGTTAGAATTAAAAGGCCAGTCTCGAAAACCAAGTGGACGGCGCAGCACCTTGAAAACTCGGCTTAGGGGGTTCCGACCAGAAAAGCTTGGCCGGGTAAAAAGTCGCGCGCAACAAGTACAAGAAGCTATAGGCGGTCAACGTACCGTGGGACACACGGAATCGGGCTTCTGAAATGGGGCGAAAGTCTGTGGACTCTGTGTAAGACAGTACATGGTTTTTTAACTGTGGTATGCGACGGTGGTGGAAGCAGAAACTTAAATCGTGAGGTTTAGGAATCGCCGCACTTTTAGGGCGGCGAGGATGTCAACCTCTCAATCTACACTTTTTTCTGTTTTTGTCAATCCCCTGACCTGAATCCTTACATATTATGAAAACTTTTCTGACTTTTCTTCAGCTATTTATGAATGTCTAAATGATGCCCATCTGAAACATAAAAAAGAACTGGATTCCTTGCTTACTCTACGATTTCAGAAGT
This portion of the Microcystis aeruginosa NIES-2549 genome encodes:
- a CDS encoding energy transducer TonB, which codes for MTSSYFGLETEENKLINSNNLSFAASLGIHALILAIILPNFLNNPAQEPKKELRNVNLIELNPLEQSRLPNLDPSLSSLPALPNPNSSSSSLPPLPPMDGIHNSTLPPLPSVSSLPPLPSLPPLPPLSSLPSVNIYSPPVASIPSPGRLPIPRNFPTSTPSLPSPPSVPTLSENNNRPRETNNQQLQPYFDPYRDNLTPDELRNSPLSASQQAQEQLNNSFARTPEPNGQSPIDEQRRQQLMWEMRERLRSLEADKSNTSNEEAMRNQVDWLARVQKTNPNALNELNQPNQGSRGITTVNLTGNYPATACSRQLAGTAVYGVTVDSQGRLSSEPQLIKSAGFPIFNQQGAREVRLTRFNNPSGESRIYQVRVSFAPNPEVCRGAIANPPKPEGSNLNTRNSPPATPAIETPLRPNQTPQPVVSPQPDNVKPPATTEPNPAPTQPEPPKDAIIEEKAPENSPQTPALNQPEVSPASPPTSQNPQPVSEEALPPGPPAEAKTEPES
- a CDS encoding chlorophyll a/b-binding protein — protein: MTARGYTTEEQGRLNNFAVEPKMYVDSSSSLGFTKKAEKLNGRLAMIGFVSLLAIELLTGKGIIAWITSL
- the dapF gene encoding diaminopimelate epimerase — translated: MKIPFTKYQGLGNDFILIDNRHSPEPLITAEMAVAMCDRHFGIGADGVIFALPGQAATDYTMRIFNSDGSEPEMCGNGIRCLAQFIARLEANNTIGRTYRIHTLAGTIIPRLEANEQVTVDMGPPQLLGGEIPTTLVKGSEKVLAVPLEVEGKDWLVTCVSMGNPHCVTFVDDLASIPLETIGPKFEHHRVFPQRTNVEFVEVVAPDYMKMLVWERGAGITLACGTGACAVVVAAVLTGKCDRRCTVELPGGCLQIHWSQTDNRVYMTGPAKAVFEGIYAI
- a CDS encoding Hfq-related RNA-binding protein, with the translated sequence MSQFDPGLPSIKQVQSYIQEKREVEIKLSTDDLLVGRILWQDANCLYLVDHYDKPTLIWQQSLVYLKPKA